The following are from one region of the Methanorbis furvi genome:
- a CDS encoding cyclase family protein, with product MDSKMKIYDVTRALAPGMYVYPGDPEFVRTAQKSGESTISALSLGTHTGTHIDAPAHYFPAGTTIDELPLSSLITIAEVVSFGALFSHTSSAVLFRSGYHDADENYPELSEKEAEYLISSGVKVVGCDTPSIGSGAVHRILLAAGIAIIELLDLAQVPDGMYHMFALPLKIRGADAAPARVVLLEDEE from the coding sequence ATGGATTCTAAGATGAAAATTTATGATGTGACCCGGGCGCTTGCTCCCGGGATGTATGTGTACCCCGGCGATCCCGAGTTTGTGCGAACTGCGCAAAAATCGGGAGAATCAACGATCTCAGCTCTCTCGCTCGGCACACATACCGGAACCCACATCGATGCACCAGCGCATTACTTTCCTGCGGGCACAACCATTGATGAACTGCCACTTAGTTCATTGATTACGATCGCCGAGGTTGTTTCGTTCGGCGCTCTGTTTTCCCACACGAGTTCTGCTGTTCTGTTCCGCTCAGGATATCATGACGCGGACGAAAATTATCCTGAGCTTTCCGAGAAGGAGGCAGAGTATCTGATCTCCTCCGGAGTAAAGGTTGTCGGCTGCGATACGCCGTCAATCGGCAGCGGTGCGGTTCACCGCATTCTGCTCGCAGCAGGTATCGCAATTATTGAGCTGCTGGACCTGGCCCAGGTTCCCGACGGAATGTATCACATGTTTGCTCTGCCGCTGAAAATCCGAGGAGCTGACGCGGCTCCTGCGCGGGTTGTGCTGCTGGAGGATGAGGAATGA
- a CDS encoding SufD family Fe-S cluster assembly protein → MPEMNGFDAISKEDKERLALTGIQTDSLEGRAGSFLLVNDHVLHAGSNAEGVEVMMIDKALEKYSWLSEYCWKIVPKDKDQYTQYVADHPQRGYVIIARKGAKTTFPLQSCMFLQGDSIQAVHNIVIAEEGAEVHLIAGCASSFATKEGAHYGINEIYVGKDAKVTSTMIHTWGEQIEVFPRTASIVEEGGTFISNYVCMKPTKMVQMYPTAYLRGKGAVARFSGVIVAGPGSHIDSGSRAVLEAPETSAELITRAITNGGTIISRGAIIAHVPQTKGHIECRGLILKDGIMHAIPEIDGRVTDVELSHEAAVGKIARDEIEYLMARGLSEEEATATIIRGFLDVRIEGLPDALQKQIDDAIDSADHGF, encoded by the coding sequence ATGCCAGAAATGAACGGCTTTGACGCCATCAGCAAAGAAGATAAGGAACGCCTCGCACTCACCGGAATCCAGACCGATTCACTCGAAGGACGGGCAGGAAGTTTCCTTCTGGTCAACGACCATGTTCTGCACGCAGGCTCCAACGCAGAAGGCGTTGAAGTCATGATGATCGACAAAGCCCTCGAAAAATACTCGTGGTTGTCGGAATACTGCTGGAAAATTGTTCCAAAGGACAAAGACCAGTATACCCAATATGTCGCCGACCATCCGCAGAGAGGCTACGTCATCATCGCCCGCAAAGGAGCAAAGACCACCTTCCCTCTCCAGAGCTGCATGTTCCTTCAGGGAGACTCCATTCAGGCAGTGCACAATATTGTAATCGCCGAAGAGGGAGCTGAGGTTCACTTGATTGCAGGCTGCGCGAGTTCGTTTGCAACCAAAGAAGGAGCTCACTACGGTATCAATGAGATCTATGTCGGCAAGGACGCAAAAGTCACCTCAACGATGATTCACACCTGGGGCGAACAGATCGAGGTGTTCCCGCGGACCGCATCGATCGTGGAAGAAGGCGGAACCTTCATCTCAAACTATGTCTGCATGAAGCCGACAAAGATGGTGCAGATGTACCCGACCGCCTATCTCCGCGGTAAAGGAGCGGTCGCCAGATTCTCAGGCGTGATTGTGGCGGGCCCGGGCTCGCACATCGACTCAGGATCGCGCGCAGTTCTCGAGGCACCCGAAACGAGTGCAGAGCTGATCACCCGCGCCATCACAAACGGCGGAACGATCATCTCGCGCGGTGCAATCATTGCCCATGTGCCGCAGACGAAGGGACACATTGAGTGTCGCGGCCTTATCCTAAAAGACGGCATTATGCATGCGATCCCTGAGATCGACGGCCGTGTTACGGATGTGGAACTCTCTCACGAAGCAGCGGTCGGCAAAATCGCCCGCGATGAGATCGAGTACCTGATGGCGCGCGGTCTTTCAGAAGAAGAGGCAACGGCAACGATCATCCGCGGATTCCTTGATGTGCGCATCGAGGGACTCCCGGACGCACTGCAGAAGCAGATCGACGATGCGATCGACTCTGCAGATCATGGATTCTAA
- a CDS encoding ABC transporter ATP-binding protein translates to MLEISNLHVEVGGREVLHGVSLKINDGETHVLLGPNGSGKTTLLRTIMGFGSSRVTSGKILFNGVDVTDKAVHERAELGMGIMFQRPPTISGLKLGKFLTATTKIGEEHIPELAERMHMTKFLDRDVNAGFSGGEIKRSEVLQLMVQNPSFVMLDEPESGVDVENMELLGNAAATLLEKDQHMINRTKSGLIITHTGYILDYIEADVGHVLIDGQMRCSGNPREILRSVKTSGYKECIACQK, encoded by the coding sequence ATGCTTGAGATCAGCAATCTTCATGTGGAAGTTGGCGGACGCGAAGTCCTTCACGGCGTTAGTCTGAAGATTAACGACGGCGAAACCCATGTCCTCCTTGGCCCGAACGGCTCGGGAAAAACCACCCTTCTGCGCACAATAATGGGATTTGGCAGCTCCCGGGTCACCAGCGGCAAAATACTCTTCAACGGCGTTGACGTCACCGACAAGGCAGTCCACGAACGGGCAGAGCTTGGAATGGGCATCATGTTCCAGCGGCCGCCCACCATCTCCGGCTTAAAGCTCGGCAAGTTCCTCACCGCGACCACCAAGATAGGCGAAGAACATATCCCCGAACTTGCAGAGCGGATGCACATGACCAAGTTCCTTGACCGCGACGTCAACGCAGGATTCTCCGGCGGCGAGATCAAACGCAGCGAAGTCCTCCAGCTCATGGTCCAGAACCCGTCCTTTGTCATGCTCGACGAACCCGAAAGCGGTGTCGACGTCGAAAACATGGAGCTGCTCGGCAACGCCGCAGCAACCCTCCTCGAAAAAGACCAGCACATGATCAACCGCACCAAATCCGGCCTTATCATCACCCATACCGGCTACATCCTCGACTACATTGAGGCTGACGTCGGCCATGTCTTAATCGACGGACAGATGCGGTGTAGCGGAAACCCGCGGGAAATTCTCCGGAGTGTCAAGACATCCGGCTACAAGGAGTGTATCGCATGCCAGAAATGA
- a CDS encoding ribonuclease H-like domain-containing protein produces MIQALEQTFTQALSLRTAAAGRRNSKAEVWETETPNGSCLAVESVHPMPDVFLAEEALRERLMQELSLVRGIGPERERMCRRRGIQTLDDLRRTNWKAEANEIKEIIRNGSPKEIIRLFTNKGRGADPLLTGFGAVVPRDDLLFFDIETLGMVHSPIILFGCGICDGENLRVTQYLLRNIGEELPALEVVADTMRNHPVLVTYNGRSFDLPFTNNRLAYYGERECRPNLHFDLLHPSRRLFRADLPDCCLGTVEEYVLGCGREDDLPGYLVPVYYQRYLRTGNPDPLKEIVDHNRSDVTSLALLLAKQTEIMYGNS; encoded by the coding sequence ATGATTCAGGCACTGGAACAGACATTCACGCAGGCACTGTCGCTGAGAACTGCGGCAGCAGGCCGGCGAAACAGTAAGGCAGAGGTATGGGAGACAGAAACACCAAACGGCTCCTGCCTTGCTGTTGAGTCAGTACATCCGATGCCGGATGTTTTTCTCGCTGAAGAGGCTCTCCGTGAGCGGCTGATGCAGGAGCTCAGCCTTGTCCGCGGTATCGGACCGGAACGGGAGCGAATGTGCAGACGCCGCGGCATTCAGACGCTGGACGATCTGCGGCGCACCAACTGGAAGGCCGAGGCGAACGAAATTAAAGAAATCATCAGAAACGGTTCGCCCAAAGAGATCATCCGGTTGTTTACGAACAAAGGCCGCGGTGCAGATCCCCTCCTCACCGGATTTGGTGCGGTTGTTCCGCGGGATGATCTTCTCTTCTTCGACATCGAGACGCTCGGCATGGTGCACTCGCCGATAATTCTCTTCGGCTGCGGTATCTGCGACGGAGAAAACCTCCGCGTCACCCAGTATCTGCTGCGAAACATCGGCGAAGAACTGCCGGCCCTCGAAGTTGTTGCAGACACCATGCGAAACCATCCGGTGCTCGTCACTTACAACGGCAGATCTTTCGATCTTCCGTTCACCAACAACCGTCTCGCCTACTACGGCGAACGCGAGTGCAGACCAAACCTTCATTTCGACCTCCTTCACCCCTCACGGAGATTGTTCAGAGCCGACCTGCCTGACTGCTGTCTTGGCACGGTTGAGGAGTATGTGCTCGGCTGCGGCAGAGAGGACGACCTCCCCGGCTACCTCGTGCCGGTTTACTATCAGAGATATCTGCGGACCGGTAATCCCGACCCGCTCAAAGAAATTGTTGATCACAACAGAAGCGATGTCACAAGCCTTGCCCTGCTGCTCGCAAAACAGACGGAGATAATGTATGGAAATTCCTGA
- a CDS encoding DEAD/DEAH box helicase: MEIPEMHTRVFEARPAAYKTPATQMSPAVAGYLANRGISLYTHQADAYDAVTAGKNIILTTPTASGKTLAYALPVFEKLMQNRDATALFIYPTKALTRDQLAVFDKLDKDLGAKTRPAIYDGDTPREARGRIRSSSRIILTNMYELHQILAWRTQWGDFWTNLGAVVIDEAHRYRGVFGSHIALLLRRLRRICSYYDARPQFVLSSATIGGAETFAETLTGLPAVEIANDGSPRAKQTFRLYNPSASGKSSITATADLIRDQVQSGMQTLCFTKSRNMAEITAMRCREDMPNTGISSYRGGYRPNERRNIEKNLKEGDLSGVISTNALELGIDVGGLDSVIISGFPGTMMSVRQQAGRAGRAGKDALITFVAQQNPLDQYFMRHPDAFFDAPCEQPILDLENPYVLRDHLLCAAAELPYRTERDAAYFGETAADILPALKDEHLIASTPKGFVYCGTEPPAQKVSLSGKSSGTWTVVFKNTVLETMDEYQMFREAYPGAVIFHQGERYVVEETDRKNLVIRVKKSQDNYRTRSLHTTDIRILSREKTCKHGSLFVHYGSVLVSTQMLGYSVLEYDQIVATHPLETPAMEFTTKACWITPDAEGVITPAEIAGALHGAEHALIAAMPVHVLCDRSDIGGVSTPFHPDAGDAAIFIYDGVPGGVGLAEKAAAIFPEIIRLARDMVAGCSCETGCPSCIHSPKCGNNNQPLSKAGTVALLSSLVSGL, encoded by the coding sequence ATGGAAATTCCTGAGATGCATACACGGGTGTTTGAAGCCCGACCCGCCGCATACAAAACCCCGGCGACACAGATGTCGCCCGCGGTTGCAGGATATCTGGCGAACCGCGGAATCTCGCTCTACACCCATCAGGCTGATGCGTATGACGCAGTCACCGCCGGAAAAAATATCATCCTCACAACACCCACGGCGTCAGGAAAAACCCTTGCCTACGCGTTGCCGGTCTTTGAAAAGCTGATGCAGAATCGTGATGCGACCGCGCTTTTCATCTACCCGACGAAAGCTCTGACCCGCGACCAGCTTGCAGTCTTCGATAAACTCGACAAAGATCTCGGCGCAAAAACACGGCCTGCGATCTATGATGGTGACACGCCCCGCGAAGCCAGAGGCAGGATCAGATCAAGCTCCCGAATAATTCTCACCAACATGTACGAGCTGCACCAGATTCTCGCGTGGAGAACGCAGTGGGGCGATTTCTGGACGAATCTTGGCGCGGTCGTCATCGACGAAGCTCACCGTTACCGCGGGGTCTTCGGCTCCCATATCGCCCTCCTCCTCAGAAGGCTTCGGCGCATCTGCAGCTACTATGACGCTCGTCCGCAGTTTGTCTTATCGTCGGCAACCATCGGAGGAGCCGAAACGTTTGCAGAAACTCTCACCGGCCTTCCGGCAGTTGAGATAGCCAATGACGGATCACCTCGTGCGAAGCAGACGTTCCGGCTCTACAATCCTTCAGCATCCGGCAAGAGCAGCATTACCGCGACCGCTGATCTCATCCGCGATCAGGTGCAGAGCGGCATGCAGACACTCTGCTTCACCAAATCCCGCAACATGGCTGAGATTACTGCCATGAGATGCCGCGAGGATATGCCAAACACCGGCATCTCCTCCTATCGCGGCGGATACCGCCCGAATGAACGGCGAAACATCGAGAAAAATCTGAAAGAAGGCGATCTCTCAGGTGTCATCAGCACGAATGCCCTTGAGCTCGGCATCGATGTCGGCGGTCTTGACTCGGTGATCATCAGCGGATTTCCGGGAACCATGATGTCGGTCCGTCAGCAGGCAGGTCGGGCAGGCCGCGCCGGAAAGGACGCGCTCATCACCTTTGTTGCCCAGCAGAATCCACTCGACCAGTATTTTATGCGTCACCCGGACGCCTTCTTTGACGCACCGTGCGAACAGCCGATTCTGGATCTGGAGAATCCTTACGTCCTGCGTGACCATCTTCTCTGTGCAGCGGCCGAGCTCCCGTACCGCACCGAACGCGATGCTGCATACTTCGGCGAGACCGCCGCAGATATTCTTCCGGCCCTCAAAGACGAACATCTCATCGCCAGCACTCCCAAAGGTTTTGTCTACTGCGGCACCGAACCTCCTGCGCAGAAGGTCTCGCTCTCCGGCAAAAGTTCCGGCACATGGACGGTTGTTTTCAAAAACACGGTGCTCGAAACAATGGATGAGTACCAGATGTTTCGCGAGGCATATCCCGGAGCCGTCATCTTTCATCAGGGCGAGCGGTACGTTGTGGAAGAGACCGACCGCAAAAATCTCGTCATCCGCGTGAAAAAATCCCAGGACAACTACCGCACGCGTTCGCTTCACACAACCGATATCCGCATCCTCTCGCGCGAAAAAACCTGCAAACACGGCAGCCTTTTCGTTCACTACGGCTCGGTCCTCGTCTCAACCCAGATGCTCGGCTACTCGGTCCTTGAGTACGATCAGATTGTGGCAACTCATCCTCTGGAGACTCCTGCGATGGAGTTCACCACCAAAGCCTGCTGGATCACCCCTGATGCCGAAGGCGTCATCACGCCTGCCGAAATTGCCGGAGCTCTGCATGGTGCAGAACATGCCCTGATTGCCGCAATGCCGGTCCATGTCCTCTGCGACCGCTCGGATATCGGCGGCGTGTCAACACCCTTCCACCCTGATGCAGGAGACGCAGCGATCTTCATCTATGATGGAGTCCCTGGCGGCGTCGGTCTCGCAGAAAAAGCCGCCGCCATTTTTCCTGAGATCATCCGGCTCGCCCGCGACATGGTGGCAGGCTGCTCGTGTGAAACCGGCTGCCCGTCCTGCATCCATTCACCGAAATGCGGAAACAACAACCAGCCGCTGAGCAAAGCAGGCACGGTCGCTCTCCTCTCCTCGCTTGTTTCCGGGCTGTAG
- the sepS gene encoding O-phosphoserine--tRNA ligase: MKFDIEEFRQRRKTDFEGAWHAGPSVITPPAAAGVYPRYAYRRAKVHPIFDTIARLRAAYLSMGFDEAMVPVFIDEQDVYRQFGPEAAAVLDRVYYVGGLPRPNVGISRERLDAIAAITGTPVDTATEEKLMKCLHGYKKGKFDGDDLTHEMSVALKVDDGVVVHILDSVFPEFKELAPESSRTTLRSHMTSGWFLSLAQMWDKRPMPIRMFSVDRCFRREQEEDATHLRTYHSASCIVAGEDVTVDEGKAVAEALLSAFGFTEFRFQPDEKRSKYYMPETQTEVYGKHPVHGWVEVATFGIYSPAALAEYGVGVPVMNLGMGVERLAMVLTEAEDVRRLSFAQLFPPVYSDTELAKAVGLREEPKTIEGRRAVTAIIAAATPNAAVKSPCEFSAWTGELYDKKVEITVSELEENSNLLGPAALNEVFVRNGAILGVPDNEKFADVRAEGIPTGISFLYAVANLAVARIEEAARLGEETSVQVKMSKHPSDVNLKIEEYAMRYITDNKRKLDLRGPVFMTVSSKIVE; this comes from the coding sequence ATGAAATTCGATATTGAAGAGTTCAGACAGCGCAGAAAGACCGACTTTGAAGGAGCCTGGCACGCCGGCCCCTCAGTTATCACGCCGCCCGCGGCCGCGGGAGTGTATCCGCGCTACGCATACCGCAGAGCAAAAGTTCACCCGATCTTTGACACCATCGCACGCCTTCGTGCGGCCTATCTCTCGATGGGTTTTGATGAGGCGATGGTTCCGGTATTCATCGACGAGCAGGATGTGTACCGCCAGTTCGGTCCGGAAGCCGCCGCGGTTCTCGACCGCGTCTATTATGTCGGCGGTCTGCCAAGACCAAACGTGGGGATTTCCCGCGAGCGGCTTGATGCAATCGCGGCAATTACCGGAACGCCTGTTGACACGGCAACTGAAGAGAAGCTGATGAAGTGTCTGCACGGTTACAAGAAGGGCAAGTTCGACGGCGATGATCTGACGCACGAGATGTCAGTCGCGCTGAAAGTGGACGACGGTGTGGTCGTCCACATTCTGGATTCGGTGTTCCCTGAGTTCAAGGAACTCGCGCCCGAGTCGTCGCGGACGACGCTGCGCTCGCACATGACGAGCGGCTGGTTTTTGTCGCTTGCCCAGATGTGGGACAAGCGGCCGATGCCGATCCGGATGTTTTCGGTTGACCGCTGTTTCCGCCGCGAGCAGGAGGAGGACGCAACGCATCTGCGGACGTATCACTCTGCGTCCTGTATTGTTGCGGGCGAGGATGTGACGGTTGATGAAGGTAAGGCGGTCGCAGAAGCTCTCCTTTCGGCGTTCGGGTTTACGGAGTTCCGGTTCCAGCCTGATGAGAAGCGGTCGAAGTATTATATGCCGGAAACACAGACCGAGGTTTACGGCAAGCATCCGGTTCACGGCTGGGTTGAGGTGGCGACGTTTGGTATTTACTCGCCCGCGGCTCTTGCCGAGTACGGGGTCGGTGTGCCGGTGATGAATCTTGGTATGGGTGTTGAGCGGCTGGCGATGGTGCTGACTGAGGCCGAGGATGTGCGCAGGCTTTCGTTTGCGCAGCTGTTCCCGCCGGTGTACTCGGATACGGAGCTTGCGAAGGCGGTTGGTCTTCGCGAGGAGCCAAAAACGATTGAAGGCCGCCGCGCGGTCACTGCAATTATTGCGGCAGCCACACCAAACGCAGCAGTGAAGTCTCCGTGCGAATTTTCGGCATGGACCGGCGAGCTGTACGACAAGAAGGTTGAGATCACCGTAAGCGAGCTGGAAGAAAACTCGAATCTTCTTGGTCCTGCGGCGCTGAATGAGGTGTTTGTGCGCAATGGTGCGATTCTTGGCGTGCCGGATAATGAGAAGTTCGCGGATGTACGGGCTGAAGGTATCCCGACCGGAATTTCGTTCCTGTATGCGGTGGCAAATCTTGCAGTCGCCCGTATCGAAGAGGCTGCCCGCCTCGGCGAGGAGACGAGTGTGCAGGTGAAGATGTCCAAGCACCCGAGTGACGTGAATCTCAAAATCGAGGAGTATGCGATGCGGTATATTACGGATAATAAGAGAAAGCTGGATCTCCGCGGCCCGGTGTTCATGACGGTTTCGTCGAAGATTGTGGAATAA
- the twy1 gene encoding 4-demethylwyosine synthase TYW1 produces the protein MPRTISPPKTPKDSLHRQGYNFIAAGSSAAVKPCMWCKRALRGGEQCYKHQFYGIESWRCVQMTPTLRCNQRCLFCWRSMEHEITEEVELDPKEIIDAIPRVQRKGLSGDKPWSDPDRWETATSHPNQYAISLSGEPTLYSRLPELIDLLREAGNSVFLVSNGTVPEMIQKVRPSQLYLSLDAADANSYAELCRPAGDPTIMWGNIQRSLGMLRQKEEEGVRTAVRTTLVKGYNDGSGAACGIAALIKDAAPNFVEIKGYMYLGYSRTRLPETAVPQMDEIRSFAARVAEHAEYQILDENAPSRVVCLVRKP, from the coding sequence ATGCCCAGAACCATCTCACCCCCCAAAACTCCCAAAGATTCCCTTCACCGGCAGGGTTACAACTTCATCGCCGCAGGATCTTCGGCAGCCGTCAAACCCTGCATGTGGTGTAAACGCGCGCTTCGCGGCGGAGAGCAGTGTTACAAACATCAGTTCTACGGAATCGAGAGCTGGCGGTGCGTCCAGATGACACCAACCCTTCGCTGCAACCAGCGATGCCTCTTCTGCTGGCGAAGCATGGAGCACGAAATCACCGAAGAGGTCGAACTCGACCCCAAAGAAATCATCGACGCCATCCCCCGCGTCCAGAGAAAAGGACTCTCCGGCGACAAGCCATGGAGCGATCCTGACCGCTGGGAAACGGCCACCAGCCACCCGAATCAGTACGCGATATCCCTTTCCGGTGAGCCGACGCTCTACTCCCGTCTCCCCGAACTGATCGATCTGCTTCGCGAGGCAGGCAACAGCGTTTTCCTTGTCTCAAACGGCACCGTTCCGGAAATGATTCAAAAAGTCCGGCCCAGCCAGCTCTACCTCTCGCTTGACGCAGCAGACGCCAACAGCTACGCCGAGCTCTGCCGGCCCGCAGGAGATCCCACAATAATGTGGGGAAACATTCAGAGATCCCTCGGCATGCTCAGGCAGAAGGAGGAGGAAGGCGTGCGGACCGCGGTTCGCACCACGCTCGTCAAAGGATACAATGACGGCAGCGGCGCTGCCTGCGGCATCGCCGCACTCATCAAGGATGCCGCGCCCAACTTCGTCGAGATCAAGGGATACATGTATCTTGGATACAGTCGAACCAGATTACCAGAAACTGCCGTGCCACAAATGGACGAAATCCGATCCTTTGCGGCCCGCGTTGCAGAGCATGCAGAGTACCAGATACTGGACGAAAACGCACCCAGCCGGGTGGTATGTCTTGTGAGAAAACCATGA